The sequence below is a genomic window from Neoarius graeffei isolate fNeoGra1 chromosome 4, fNeoGra1.pri, whole genome shotgun sequence.
aacgcgcggatcacctgttggtatctggcgctccaaccctttaatttcaaggtggtccacaggccggggggcgcagatggtcgtggcggacttcctctcccgtcaagggggggggggggggggggagtcggctgcaggccggacggggcggtgggggtatgtggcagcgggggcgtggtcaagcgccggtctgtgacaggagggtggagtcagggaaggtaagtggcagaatcactacacctgagagcaattaacctgtttgtgtgtcttcccagtgaccgcgccctatatcaggagggagagcgagagcggaaggagctcatccctaaaccagacgccggttgtgtgtgtgtgtctgtgttagtcactggacattgttagactgaaaagtgtggcaataaagcctagttgtaaacctgatctctgtcctgccgtcctctgtgctccacccacacatagggaacataccacaatgacctattgccaattgacctaatgagttgccaattgacctaatgagttgcaatttggtcctccagctgttccttttttgtacctttaacttttccagcctcttattgccccgtcccaatttttttgagatgtgttgctgtcatgaaatttcaaatgagccaatatttggcatgaaatttcaaattgtctcactttcgatatttgatatgttgtctatgttctactgtgaatacaaaatcagtttttgagatttgtaaattattgcattccgtttttatttacaatttgtactttgtcccaacttttttggaatcggggttgtacaattaatagctgtaaatgcataaTACCCTAGTTTTAAAAGCCCATCCATACCATACATGAGAGACTGACCATCAAAGTAGTGTCAAACTACTTTGATCAAACTAGAATCAAACTAGAATGAATCCTCATGCAGATATCTTCATTAATTAACTCTTTGAAATTTATACATAGGAGCATTTATACACTAAATTCAGCGTTCATGAAAGATGATGTAAGtttaggaaaacacacacacaaaaacaaacaaacaaacaacaaaaaaaaaaactatctccCAAAGGCTCTGGAGTTTGGGTAAATTTAGGTACAAGTTCACTCAAGTGATCAGGTTCAAATCATGGAACCCGGTGAGGAGTTATTGCAATTTTATATACTGATTATGCTTTCATGTGTAAATAGTTTAGTCCAATTACACACACAAATTTAATGGAATCTTTGTGAAGGCCAGTTGTTTCCTATTTATGCTATCAATTAAAGAAATAGTAAATATGGAAAAACAGTAATTAGTAAACAAGCCCAAATCCATGAAGACAAATTAGGCctcagtttcccaaaagcatcacagcacaaagatcatcattaaatggtaccaCAAGCagaacaatgaacactctctctcctagttaagatgctcttagcgttaagaagatttttgggaaacccaccccagaccaGTCCTTTAATTCACATAAAAAAATGCTCATCTGGTATGCCTCAATCTGCAATGTGCCATATAATCTCAAGTGTGCTGTCCCCCATCATCAGGCACCGCAAACACAACAGGTTTCCTTTCTGTttaacagcaacaacagcagggtTGCCAGAGTGGGCTAGTTCAAAAAAAATACTCTGTGCCCATGAAAATCTTGTTTTACAGCAAATAACTGGAATTATATTTAATAAATTTCAAAAAAACAACAGTTCAAAAGCAGTGTAGGTGCAGACAGTGACCTCTCTCATATGGCCAAATGGGCCCAATGCCCAAATCAACATAATCAGTTTATCATATGTGCTTGATGAAaattccattccagatttagttccccttttgctgttataataacttccactcttctgggactGTTTTCTCCTGGATTTTGATAGCGGTGGGGATTTGTCCATTCAGCCACAATTTTGAAAGTTTGTTCCTTATTCAGAGACTCCATCAACACAGTTACTTAGTGCCTTCTCAATCACATCTGATATTTTCACACAGACATCTGTGAATCTGCTCAAGTGTAGTCATTTTGAAATGAACTGAATTGATTTACCTTGGCAAAGCTGAGATAGAAGCTCCTTTTTAGTGTGCTCCGCTCTGCAGAGATAATATGGTACAATACTGATGCAAGTATCAGTGTGAGAGAAACACGCAGCACCATCAGTAGTAACCCAGGTACACTGCGATGACCATGATAACTGTAATGTTCAGTGTCCTCAAACTGCTCCCAGATCAGCAGTGCTCCCTACAAGGTCACAAGTATAAAGAAACTAAACTGAGGCAAGTTTGGCTACTAAAATATAGTTGGAAACATTTATGCACTGATTAGAAATGGCATTAATTTATTCATGTAGAATCAACAGGTTTTATTTTGTCAAATTACTCCACTGTATGTGATCATATTATGAGGCTAAATAGTGAGTGAAAACAAACTGGTTACTGAGTTTGGTATGTGCAGCTTTAAATAAGACAGTTTAAATGCACATACCAAAGCTTGCTGATTTGTTTTTAAAGAGACACTACACTAAAAaggcaaagagagagaaaaaaattaaaagataAATGGTAAAGTCAGCATTTAAAAAGCCTACTATTTGGTAAAGTAGGTTTAGTTTTATAGTTGTTAAGCCTCCCTAAGTGTCAGTTATTGGTAAAACCAGCTGGCTTAAAATTTAGAGTACTTTATTGTGGAGGACACGGTCATCATAGTTTATTTTAATCATTCATTTCTTAGTCAGCAATGTCTATACACAAATCAGCCACAACATTAAACCACCTCCCTAATATTGTACACAATGACTAAATAAACAATAATACAAGAAGAATAAAAAATTTCCCCTTGTGCCACCAAAGCAGCTCTGACACattgaggcatggactccacaagactgctgaagGTGTCCTGTGGTATCTGGTaccaagacattagcagcagatcctttaaaggcccccttgcatcgttttttcattaattgtgcggtggtctctagtatgaatgaatgccctgtgagccggttttggtgaaacaaatgctgtggttctcctgtttcaggctgttctagtttggtggaggagtgggtggcgggagaatgacaggatttcagctcttactcattaatattcatgacatgtaaacgtgttacctctgattgctgttagccaatcagtaaacgtgttacctctgattggctaacagcactgtgacgctacctccagtgggtcagaacaagcggatgtgggtgtctttgtaaaaactgttttgattggctattatgatctcgacatcgatgttttgaccaataacaatgtagatgtggcagcgggggcgtggccgagcgtcagtctgtgaatggagggcggagtcagggaaggtaagtggcagaatcactgcacctgactggaattaacgtgtgtttgcgtcttccccagtgaccgcgccctataagaggagaaggagtgcagaggaagggagctctctccccaaccagaacgcttgtgtgtgcgcgcgcgtgactGAGAgggattcatttatttatttatttaattgaatactccctagggtggcacggtggtgtagtggttagtgctgtcgcctcacagcaagaaggtccgggtttgagccccgtggccgccgagggcctttctgtgcggagtttgcatgttctccccgtgtccgcgtgggtttcctccgggtgctccggtttcccccacagtccaaagacatgcaggttaggttaactggtgactctaaattgactgtaggtgtgagtgtgaaaggttgtctgtgcctatatgtcagccctgtgatgacctggcgacttgtccagggtgtaacccgcctttcgcccgtagtcagctgggataggctccagcttgcctgtgaccctgtagaaggataaagcggctagagataatgagatgagatgagatgagatgaatactccctgtggcagcggctctcatcaaggcacgaggcacggagcggagctcgcctcggggtgtgtggggggaataacgtcccctggctgggagttgacgggccctggcagcgctggttcgttcgGGAGAAGGCAGGGgtcactggctgccaagtctggggaggctgggacctcccctgcctgagttacgagcgtgcaaagtcaggctggagccgCCGTTGAAATGAAACTGATGCGGACGCTGCGCCTCAGGGCGAATTACGTCATGTGGTGCAGAGCTAGCCCACCCAGGGAGCACTCTTTCattcgggagagggcagaggctgctggctgccaagtctggggaggctgggacctcccctgcccgagttacgagcatgcaaagtcgggctggagccgccattagaaacgaaactgatgcggagcaccgcgccgcacctcggggcgaattacgtctctctcctcgcgctttcttaccatgggcggtcgcaagccaaggtgggcgaggccatgaatactaattttcgaagtgacgtaacttcgtatggctttttctgatccgctcgtttttccaactattttctttcataagctaatacagggaatgggagtagaattacacttttacatgcagcatgcatatgcaactcggagtgaactatggtatttcaaaaagagccagtattaaacgtttttggtagaAGGGCACCTTTAAGTCTTGCAAGTTGCGAGGTGGGGCCTCTATGGatcggacttgtttgtccagcacatcccacagatgcttgattggcttgaggtctggggaatttggaggccaagtcaacaccttgaactctttgtcctgttcatcaaaccattcctgactaatttttgcagtgtgtcaggatgcattatcctgctgaaagaggcctctgccattaaggaatactgttggcatgaaggggtgtacttagTCTCCAACAATGTTTAGGACGATGGTATGtgacaaagtaacatccacatgaatgccaggacccaagattTCCCAGCAGAACACTGTCCAGAGCATCACAATGTCTCCAAcagcttcccatagtgcatcctggagcCATCTCTTCTCCAGGTAAGTAACGCACACACACCTGGCCATCCAGATGAAGTCCAAGAAAACATGATTcaccagaccaggccaccttctttgaTCGGTGGGCAGGGATCAGCATGAGCACTCTGACTGCTTGCTGTGTAGGCGCAGACCAttgatgcactgtgtgttccaAGACCTTTATCATAATCAGCATTCatttttttcagcaatttgtgctacattaGCTTTTCTATGGAATAGGACCAAACAGGCTAGCCTTCTCTCGCCACATGCATCAATGAGCCTTGttgccagttcactggttgtccttccttggaacaattttggtaggtactaaccactgcaaatTGGGAACACTCCACAAGACCTGCCGTTTaagagatgctctgacccagtcatctagccatcacaatttggccctttgttaaagttgctcagatccttatacttgcctatttttcatgtttccaacaCATTAACTTCTAGAACGGACTGTTCACTTGCTAGCACCAGCACTGGGATGGAGTCATAATGAATGATTCAAACGTGAATTAACTGTAGTGTGCAGCTTCAATCCTCAGCAATTTTCTTTGAAGAGTCCTTAAACATCCTTTATATCTAATTTATTACAAACAACATTAGCAATTCTGGTCAAAGCTTTTCTTTATAGGTTATCAACTATCTGTAGTCTAACCTGTGCAGCAACTCCTCCAAGAGCAAGAGCAGTGGACGCGGGAGAGGAGTCCCACTGCAGTGGTTTACTCTGGGATTTCCTGTTTCGGCTCAGTGTCCAGCCCATACACAGACTCAGCAGCATGTACAGCATCTGTACTTGAGCCACCATGTCACAGACTACACAAAAACACATACAAACAAACAGTACTGACAGAGATGTCCCAATCTTATTTACAAAATACTTagttctctcattgtccagttgtGAGGGTTTTATAAATACAGTGACACTAGTTATTATAAACAGTAAATGATATGTAAATGTCTAATGAAGAGGATGACTTACACTCTGCTAGGTTGCCCATCAGAGGTGTTCCCACTCCATCTCTAGCATACCTGCAGAATGAACATAACATAATAACCTAGACTGATACCATAAGAAATAGGAAATTTTCTGATAGAAACAGAATGCACAGCTAATGTCAACAGTCAGTCTCACTTGGCCATGTGGATGTAGTTCAAGATCACAGATAGACCTTGCAGGAACAGAGCTGCAGACAGGACCTTCAGCACTGTGTGCATGGGACCTCCCTTATACAAAGCCTGCCACAGGGGCTGCATGTAGATACAGGAGGCCACAAAATAGGCCAGGATCAGCAAGAAGAAAAAGCTGTGCAAACCTGAGGACAGCAAGAGGACCAGAAGTGTCACACTGTTCTCTGTGAGAGAACACTTTCCCTTTTGAGAAAACACTTTTAAAACAAAATAGGCAAAAGCAAAACAATATTGTATGGCCTTGTTTATCCTACTCTTGCCTGTTTTGCATGGAAGTGTGCAGCAGCACCATCAGTTaaagccagtctgtaactttttaGCGTCAACTTGGTATTGTTGTTCAGTAACCATAATCATGTGTTGTAGGCTAAGCAAGTAATTGGCTTAAATGTGTCACATTAAATATTAAAAAGAGTTTGAATCCAATGGAACAGACAAGAGAAAATATCCAGCTTTTTGAAAAATAGACAAACTTTTGACCACATTTGCTGACGTATTTCCACGTCGATAAGtaagtatttttttaaagtacttccttttatttaattttttggcCACCTAATTGTTAACATTTACCCTGGCTGCTTGGTACAACAGTTCACAAGGTCAAATTTAGACATTTTCCTTGACAGACATTCCTAAACTTACAAATGGTTCCCTTTACATTATTTATCACCCCAGAAGTCAATCTTACTACccccaaatgtaaaaaaaataataataataataataataataataataaaaaaataattttttttacacacacacacacacacacacacacacacacacacacacacacaggcctagaaaaactagccaaaatttgttcatgtatgaattttacttctgtcaaaaataatgcaagagagtagttaccattgttcatgactaatgtgcatttatttcaagacccgagtattttgatactgttgttaaatacataaatgagaacaacacagagcaccataatataatatcaacaaataataatatattggaaaaacttggcaacttggtgtatgagtattgaatacaaatatacttactatcatgactatagcacccaaactatgtccaacatgctttctgtatttaaccatttatgagagagaaagcattaggagcttcatattgactaggaatcaacttgaaaaaaattaattattccataaaaatcgtgggcggcacggtggtgtagtg
It includes:
- the gpr180 gene encoding integral membrane protein GPR180 isoform X4, which translates into the protein MHAFTVILIAFLHSYYPADGKTVSGVFRSHVARENYGQYITRFLYYGENGLMAYRLENVPLAVHKEARLLLFQGSEGFENLSCLDRVSGAQLTVTLSTEEHNWTIPQQPRPQAWHVIYADRYTCQDEELDGVLEDVHFQLTMLNPDSAGNPMDHFSAEEAGLHSFFFLLILAYFVASCIYMQPLWQALYKGGPMHTVLKVLSAALFLQGLSVILNYIHMAKYARDGVGTPLMGNLAEFCDMVAQVQMLYMLLSLCMGWTLSRNRKSQSKPLQWDSSPASTALALGGVAAQGALLIWEQFEDTEHYSYHGHRSVPGLLLMVLRVSLTLILASVLYHIISAERSTLKRSFYLSFAK
- the gpr180 gene encoding integral membrane protein GPR180 isoform X3, giving the protein MAYRLENVPLAVHKEARLLLFQGSEGFENLSCLDRVSGAQLTVTLSTEEHNWTIPQQPRPQAWHVIYADRYTCQDEELDGVLEDVHFQLTMLNPDSAGNPMDHFSAEEAGLHSFFFLLILAYFVASCIYMQPLWQALYKGGPMHTVLKVLSAALFLQGLSVILNYIHMAKYARDGVGTPLMGNLAEFCDMVAQVQMLYMLLSLCMGWTLSRNRKSQSKPLQWDSSPASTALALGGVAAQGALLIWEQFEDTEHYSYHGHRSVPGLLLMVLRVSLTLILASVLYHIISAERSTLKRSFYLSFAKGCFLWFLCHPVLVLLSILFSEYQKEKVITIGVILCQSISLVILYRLFLSRSLYWEVSSLSSVTLPLTMSRSPRGRH